ATTATGCTGGATTGCGGAAGGACGATCACGGGGACTGTCTTGGGTGGTGGCGCTGTCTTCGCCGGCGGTGGGACTTGCGGTGTTCGGGCTGGCGGACGACGTCGCCACTTATCGAGGCGTCTCGGGGGTGGATTGCGCCTTGCTGGCGTGGATCCTGACGACGATGGCGATCCAGGACGGGCGGCGCAAGGCGATGGCATGGATCGGGGTGCTGGCGCTGGTTGCGGCCAAATCAGTGATCGAAGCGTTGACCGGGCAGGTGCTCCTGCCGACCTCGGCACCAGCGGGGGTGGCGCTCGTGGGTGCGACACACGTGGTCGGACTGGCCATTGGCGCAGCGGCGGGGCTCGCGGGGAAGCGGCTGGAGAAGCGACCACGGCCTGGGGGCGCAGCGGGCAGTGGTCAGACCTGTTCTTCGGCGGCGATGAGATCATCGTAGGTCTCGCGCCGGCGGATGGTGCGGAACGTGGAACCTTCCACCAGCACCTCGGCGGCGTTGGGCCGCGAGTTGTAGTGGCTGGCCATGGTGAAACCGTAGGCCCCGGCCGTAAAGACGGCCAGCAGGTCGCCTCGTTTAATCGGCGGCAGGTCGCGGTCCCTGGCCAGGAAGTCGCCGGTCTCGCAGATCGGTCCGACCACGTCGACCTTAACGGTCTCGGGGATGTTCACGTTCCGGCGACGCTCGGCCAGTGCGTACTGCGGACCCGGAGCGACCGGCCACAGGAAATGATAGGCGTCATACAGGGCGGGCCGGATCAGGTCGCTCATGCCGGCGTCAACGATGACGAACTGGCGGTCGCCGCTGCGTTTGATGAACAACGTGCGGGTGACCAGGATGCCGGCGTTTGCGGCGATGGATCGGCCGGGCTCCAGGATGATCTTGAGCCCCTGTTCGCGAAGCAGCGGCACAATCATCTGGGCGTAGGCCTTGCCGGACAGGGCCTCGCCGGCGCTGTAGTCGGCGCCGTATCCGCCACCGATGTCAAGCGTGTTGATCTCGAAGCCGTCTCGCCGCAGCGAGAGGATCAGGTCCAATGCCTTTTCGATGGCCTCGACGTACGGCTGGACGGCGTTGACCGGCGAGCCGATGTGCAGATGGATGCCGCAGAGCCTGACCGACTTGTTGCGGCCGTATTCCTCGAACGCCCTCTTGGCGCGCTCGATATCTACGCCGAACTTGGTCTCCTTTTTGCCGGTGGTGGTGTGGCGGTGCGTCTTGGGATCGACATCGGGGTTGACCCGCAGGGCAGCGCGCACCGTCGTCTGCCGCTGCGAAGCGATGTGGATCAGGTTGGCCAGCTCGGCCTCGGACTCGATGTTGAACCAGCCGATCCTTGCGTCGATGGCCTCGTTGATCTCCTTGTCCGTCTTGCCCGTACCGGCATAAACGATCTTGGACGGATCCGCACCGGCCTTGAGGGCCCGGTACAGCTCGCCGCCGCTGACCACGTCCATGCCCGCGCCCTGCTCGACGAGCAGGCGGACGATGTGGATGTTCTGGCAGCATTTGATTGAGTAGCAGATGATCGGATCCAACTCGGCGAAAGCGGACGCCATGCGGGAGTAATGCTCCCTGAAGGTTGTCGCGGAGTAGATGTAGGTCGGGGTCCCGATGCCGGAATCTACAATCTGACGGACCGGCAGGTCCTCGCAGTACAACTCGCCATTCCTGTAGGTAAACAGATCCATTGATGTCGTCTCTCACTGGTACCCCAAGAACACAGACCCGCCATTACACCGCATCGGGGCAGGTGAATCAATGCCGGGAGCACGGTAGCCCGGAATCGGGCTTGCGTCACCCTCCAGGCGGCTCTTTCAAAACCCCCAGCGTCAGCGCGGGGCCATCTTAGAAATCCGGGAAAGCCCGTTGAAACGGGCTCAATGTGGGGAAACAAGGAGAGAGGAACGAGTGACCGCGAACCAGCCGTAAAACGGCCGGCCTATCTGCCCTTCGGGAAAGACCGCTGAAGCGACCTATTCTCGGCTCAATTGGGCCTCCGAGAGAAGAAAGCGGCATGCTGTCGACGTTGCCCACATTCACAGGATCAGGCCGCGGGTGATCACTTTCCCTTTTTTGTAAACCTATTCAGCGTCTGTCGCTACCCCGGACAATCACAAGGAGGACCGCCAATTCTGACCCGGAGGCCGCCCCCGGGTCCGTGGCAGATCAGGCGGGAGACGCAACCGCCTATGAGGGAAACCGGAACGCAAGCGCGGGGAGAGACCGTTTGGGCAGCCAAGGATTCTTCGGTGCCGGGGCCTGGGGCAATTGGTGCTGGTGCCGAACCCGGAAACGTGAGAGCCAACGGCGCGTATGGCCTGCAGATCACACAGATGGACGCGGATGGGGGGTGGAGGTTGTTGGCCACGAGAAAGGCGATAGGGCATGAGGAGGAAACGGATGTTCGGGACCGAACCGCGGACGACGCGGACTATGCCGAAGGGGGCGAGGGACAGCAAGGGAAAGCTAAGAGCCAAGAGCTGAGAGCCAACGGCTTGTCTTGCCACTTGTATCTGTTAAACTGTGGGGATAGGTTATAACCTGTGATCGTGCCGACGGCGGGCCTCAGGTTACGGGGAGAGCGGTGAACGCAATCGACGAGATGACAGACGGCGGGTGATAGACTGAAGGAGAAAACAAACCTGACCTTTTCTTGTGTTGCCGTTCCTCAGGCCAGTAATCGCAAAGAGGTGCATCATGGCAAGAATGACATTTCTTGGTCTTGCAGAGAAGATTCTCCGCGAGGAG
This DNA window, taken from Phycisphaerae bacterium, encodes the following:
- the rrtA gene encoding rhombosortase, whose protein sequence is MKAADPATVNVHVTRVPGGTVLPGTISWERFFWIGVAAFSLLVHLSPAVQSMLEFDRGHIAAGQTWRLLTGNFVHYSWAHLAANLMAFAALCWIAEGRSRGLSWVVALSSPAVGLAVFGLADDVATYRGVSGVDCALLAWILTTMAIQDGRRKAMAWIGVLALVAAKSVIEALTGQVLLPTSAPAGVALVGATHVVGLAIGAAAGLAGKRLEKRPRPGGAAGSGQTCSSAAMRSS
- the lysA gene encoding diaminopimelate decarboxylase, which encodes MDLFTYRNGELYCEDLPVRQIVDSGIGTPTYIYSATTFREHYSRMASAFAELDPIICYSIKCCQNIHIVRLLVEQGAGMDVVSGGELYRALKAGADPSKIVYAGTGKTDKEINEAIDARIGWFNIESEAELANLIHIASQRQTTVRAALRVNPDVDPKTHRHTTTGKKETKFGVDIERAKRAFEEYGRNKSVRLCGIHLHIGSPVNAVQPYVEAIEKALDLILSLRRDGFEINTLDIGGGYGADYSAGEALSGKAYAQMIVPLLREQGLKIILEPGRSIAANAGILVTRTLFIKRSGDRQFVIVDAGMSDLIRPALYDAYHFLWPVAPGPQYALAERRRNVNIPETVKVDVVGPICETGDFLARDRDLPPIKRGDLLAVFTAGAYGFTMASHYNSRPNAAEVLVEGSTFRTIRRRETYDDLIAAEEQV